CGTCGCCGGATCGTCCACCACCCATCCCTTGGCGATGCAGGCGGTCATGGCGGGCGCGATACGCTCCAGCCCCAACCCCGTCCGCTCGGTGAAATCCCCCATCGGCACGCCGTCGATCAACCGCAGCGCATTCAGCATGTACTCGAACGGCAGGTCGGCCGCCTCGATGCGACTGTCGCCGCCGATGCGCGACGACTGGCCCGCCTGGGCCAGGAACGCGGCCGGCAGGCGCGTCTTCCAGCGCCGCCGTACGCCGTCGGCGTCGCTGATCTTCCCGTGGGCACCCGCGCCGATGCCCAGGTAGTCGCCGAAACGCCAGTAATTGAGGTTGTGTTCGCAGCGCCGGCCGGCCAGCGCGTACGCCGATACCTCGTATTGTCCGTAACCGGCCTCGGCCAGCCGCGCCTGGCAGGCTTCCTGGATGGCCCAGGCCGAGTCGTCGTCGGGCAGCGGCGGCGGATTGGCCGCGAACGCCGTGTTCGGTTCCAGGGTGAGCTGGTAATGCGATACGTGCGTCGGTGCGAGCGCCACGGCCTGCTCGACATCGGCGATGGCGCCCTCGAGCGTCTGCGTGGGCAGCGCGTACATCAGGTCGATGTTGATGTTGTCGATGCCGGCGTCCTGCGCCTGGCGTACGGCATCGGCCGCCTCGTGCGCGGAATGGATGCGGCCCAGCCGGTGCAGCTTGTCGTTGTCGAAGCTCTGCACGCCGAAGGAGATGCGATTGACCCCGGCGGCGAGGTAGCCGTCGAAACGGCCGTGTTCGACCGTGCCCGGATTGGTTTCCAGCGTGATTTCCGCACCGCTTTGGAAAGGCAGCCGTTCGCGCGCGCCGTCGAGGAAGCGGCCGACGAGTTCGGGCGAGAACAGGCTCGGCGTGCCGCCGCCGAAGAACACGCTGCGGATGGCGCGGCCATGGATCGCCTCGCTGAAATCCCGAAGGTCGCCGTCGAGGTCGGCGAGCAAGGCATCCACATAGGCCGCGTAGTCGGGCGTGCCGCGCACGCCATGCGAGTTGAAGTCGCAGTACGGGCATTTGCGCACGCACCAGGGCATGTGCACGTACAGCGACAGCGGCGGCGGGACCAGGCTCATGCCAGTTCGGACAGGCGCGCCTTCAGCACGGCCAGCGCCTGGCCGCGATGGCTCAGGCGGTTTTTCAGTTCGGCGTCGAGTTCGCCCGCGCCGAGCTCGGAGCCGTCGGGCAGGAACAGCGGGTCGTAACCGAAGCCGCCCGTGCCACGCGGCGCCTCGAGGATGCGGCCTTGCCAGCGCCCTTCGGCGATCAGCGGCGCCGGATCGTCGGCATGGCGTAGCCATACGAGCACCGCGATGAAATAAGCCGTGCGTTTCTCCGCCGGCACGCCGTCGAGTTCGCGCAGCAGCTTCGCGTTGTTGGCGGCGTTATCGCCGTGCACGCCCGCGTAGCGCGCGGCGTACAGGCCCGGCGCACCGCCGAGCGCATCGACGCAGATGCCCGAATCGTCGGCCAGCGCGGGCAGGCCGGTGGCACGCGCGGCGTGGCGCGCCTTGATGAGGGCGTTCTCGACGAAGGTGAGGCCGGTCTCGTCGGCGTCGCCCACGCCCAACGCCGTCTGCGGCACCAGTTCGATGTCGCTGCCGGCCAGCAGTTGCCTCAGTTCGGCCACCTTGCCGGCGTTGCCCGAGGCCAGGACGATGCGCATCACGCGCCCTCCGAGAATTCCGGCGCGTAGTCGACGCGGCCGCGATAGCCGGCGAGTCCGTCGATGGTCAGCGGCAGCACCTGGAAGGCGTTGCCGCCTTCGAACGCGTCGCGGAGATCGTGAGCCGACGCCTTCTGGAAACCGAAGCCGGCGTAGTAGGCCGGCGACCCCAGCACGAACACGGCGCGCGCGTCGGCGACGAAGCAGGCGCCGATGCCTTCTTCGATGAGCTCGTGGCCGACGCCCCGGCGCTGGTGGTCGGGATGCACGGCGACCGGCGCGAGGCCCAGCGCCTTGCCGTCGTCGCCCTGCTCGATGGTCACGGGCGAAAACAGCACGTGGCCGATCACCGCGTCGTCCTCGTCCA
This window of the Luteibacter aegosomatis genome carries:
- the hemW gene encoding radical SAM family heme chaperone HemW, whose product is MSLVPPPLSLYVHMPWCVRKCPYCDFNSHGVRGTPDYAAYVDALLADLDGDLRDFSEAIHGRAIRSVFFGGGTPSLFSPELVGRFLDGARERLPFQSGAEITLETNPGTVEHGRFDGYLAAGVNRISFGVQSFDNDKLHRLGRIHSAHEAADAVRQAQDAGIDNINIDLMYALPTQTLEGAIADVEQAVALAPTHVSHYQLTLEPNTAFAANPPPLPDDDSAWAIQEACQARLAEAGYGQYEVSAYALAGRRCEHNLNYWRFGDYLGIGAGAHGKISDADGVRRRWKTRLPAAFLAQAGQSSRIGGDSRIEAADLPFEYMLNALRLIDGVPMGDFTERTGLGLERIAPAMTACIAKGWVVDDPATLRTTERGQRFLNDVIEAFMD
- the rdgB gene encoding RdgB/HAM1 family non-canonical purine NTP pyrophosphatase yields the protein MMRIVLASGNAGKVAELRQLLAGSDIELVPQTALGVGDADETGLTFVENALIKARHAARATGLPALADDSGICVDALGGAPGLYAARYAGVHGDNAANNAKLLRELDGVPAEKRTAYFIAVLVWLRHADDPAPLIAEGRWQGRILEAPRGTGGFGYDPLFLPDGSELGAGELDAELKNRLSHRGQALAVLKARLSELA
- a CDS encoding GNAT family N-acetyltransferase translates to MSDVRAATADDLDAIVAVHEAAFGRPAEGGLVRRLVEAGKASVSLVAVDEDDAVIGHVLFSPVTIEQGDDGKALGLAPVAVHPDHQRRGVGHELIEEGIGACFVADARAVFVLGSPAYYAGFGFQKASAHDLRDAFEGGNAFQVLPLTIDGLAGYRGRVDYAPEFSEGA